One Anopheles marshallii chromosome 3, idAnoMarsDA_429_01, whole genome shotgun sequence genomic region harbors:
- the LOC128712332 gene encoding uncharacterized protein LOC128712332 — MIAGIMGYYPPEAAAMFYNPYSYGHDQSVQQYAQQQQLDYQLTPALYLLNQQAELLQKSLAKGQAKKPIDGTINSKPQRKQRGPYKKRTNKTLSPTVSPAPEFVTDTERLSSSELSSSNNRSTGSDVSIPTMDSSYQYQQQQQPPRKRKSDPCLVIDQQEHKQSRTLSHKQSIFRDVSLMAVSSCIAPAVEQC, encoded by the coding sequence atgatTGCCGGTATCATGGGTTACTATCCACCGGAAGCGGCGGCTATGTTCTACAACCCGTATTCGTACGGTCACGACCAGTCAGTGCAACAGTAcgcccaacagcagcaactggATTATCAACTAACTCCTGCCCTGTACCTTCTGAACCAGCAGGCTGAACTGCTCCAAAAATCACTCGCCAAGGGACAGGCAAAGAAACCGATCGACGGCACAATTAACAGCAAGCCTCAGCGTAAACAACGTGGTCCGTACAAGAAGCGCACCAACAAGACGCTATCTCCAACCGTTTCACCAGCACCAGAGTTTGTAACGGATACGGAGCGCCTGTCGTCGTCCGAACtgtccagcagcaacaatcgtTCCACCGGTTCCGACGTATCAATCCCAACCATGGATAGCAGCTACCAgtaccaacagcaacaacaaccgccGCGGAAGCGCAAAAGTGACCCCTGTCTCGTGATTGACCAGCAGGAACACAAACAAAGCCGAACACTGAGCCACAAACAGTCCATCTTCCGCGATGTATCCCTGATGGCCGTAAGCTCCTGCATTGCACCTGCGGTCGAACAGTGTTGA